From Chryseobacterium gallinarum, one genomic window encodes:
- a CDS encoding type VI secretion system Vgr family protein, translating into MKKNTSNSDKISENHIAGINRVVKLDIVIDGKSISHFKQFRLQQSTRTHHIFELILAHDSLNEAQNHNLEQAKQFLGKRLTVTFKYKDSENESPERTFVGVVMKVAFSQEKMSLGNIVLKGNSPTILMDSAPHTQSFGGSQPVNTSIIADRIIKESLGTNNFDFRIDTQNKGYINYSSQYCETHYNYLARIAEAYGEQFYYDGEVLHLGKLPSHKKSIKLIEGSNVSDVQIELNAIHTKPEYFGYNSSNHAKMIGVDNKIKHLGELSSEAYELNNNIFKTRSLTPAPINPNMFLDIDDSQKSARGSKAVDVFTVSGKTTVPFLYTGCVADLAMRKPDSNQTSHFTTLMMTEVNHEVDARGYYTGNFEAIAEGTGFMPKLDFVMPKAEPQLANVDPLNQGRVQMRFDWQLNDTTHFIRMMSPDAGGTGAVTQNRGFVAIPEVGDQVMIGFEYHNPDFPFAMGGMFHGKVGLGGGIDNHLKSIQTKSGIKVLMNDTERSVTIEDPSGNIYFMDGQGNINVTAPNKIIMNATDIQMNAYNNLEMNVSNNVIINAMSKFFVFTPFMKQVVSGFMSFFSGKALFSSQNTLDIEAKEAKLHGTEKNLVHSDKQAVINSKGTAEMYGESGNQLGNTAKQATTVPPEQIAIAMVYFRPNTAWNGEFGFDWIREKDNGLAPTNDPAYADIIEGGYKDGVTDLTGGSNRYSLHTAKDSIFNYSDFKKTITCWYSCSCNNTIN; encoded by the coding sequence ATGAAAAAAAACACATCAAATTCAGATAAGATATCAGAAAATCATATAGCAGGCATTAACCGTGTGGTAAAGCTTGATATTGTGATTGATGGAAAATCTATCAGCCATTTTAAGCAATTCCGCCTACAGCAAAGCACAAGAACCCATCATATTTTTGAACTTATCTTAGCACATGATTCTTTAAATGAAGCGCAAAACCATAACTTAGAACAGGCCAAACAGTTTTTGGGGAAAAGATTAACTGTAACTTTCAAGTATAAAGATTCTGAAAATGAAAGTCCGGAACGGACATTTGTAGGAGTTGTTATGAAGGTAGCATTCAGTCAGGAAAAGATGAGTCTGGGAAATATTGTCTTGAAAGGAAATAGCCCAACAATCCTGATGGATTCTGCACCTCATACTCAAAGTTTTGGAGGTAGCCAGCCAGTCAATACATCTATTATTGCTGACAGGATCATTAAAGAGTCTTTGGGTACTAATAATTTCGATTTCAGAATAGACACCCAAAATAAAGGATACATTAATTATAGCTCACAGTATTGCGAAACCCATTATAACTACCTTGCCAGAATTGCAGAGGCTTATGGAGAACAATTCTATTATGATGGAGAGGTACTTCACTTGGGAAAGTTACCATCTCATAAAAAGTCCATAAAGCTTATTGAGGGTAGTAATGTCAGTGATGTACAAATAGAGCTAAATGCCATACATACAAAACCTGAATATTTTGGTTATAATAGTAGTAACCATGCAAAGATGATCGGAGTTGATAATAAGATCAAACATCTTGGTGAACTATCATCGGAAGCTTACGAACTTAACAACAATATATTTAAAACCCGCTCACTGACTCCTGCTCCTATAAATCCCAATATGTTCCTTGATATAGATGATTCTCAGAAAAGTGCAAGAGGGAGTAAAGCAGTGGACGTTTTTACAGTCTCAGGAAAGACAACAGTACCGTTTCTGTATACAGGTTGTGTTGCGGATTTAGCCATGAGAAAACCAGATAGCAACCAAACTTCACATTTTACCACTTTGATGATGACTGAAGTAAATCATGAAGTTGATGCAAGAGGATATTATACAGGCAATTTTGAAGCGATAGCAGAAGGAACTGGTTTTATGCCTAAGCTTGATTTTGTAATGCCAAAAGCCGAGCCTCAACTTGCCAATGTTGATCCTTTAAATCAAGGAAGAGTACAGATGAGATTCGACTGGCAGTTAAATGATACAACCCATTTTATCAGAATGATGAGTCCTGATGCTGGTGGAACAGGGGCAGTTACCCAAAACAGAGGGTTTGTAGCAATCCCTGAAGTTGGAGACCAAGTGATGATAGGATTCGAATATCATAATCCTGATTTCCCTTTTGCAATGGGAGGAATGTTTCATGGAAAAGTAGGTTTGGGTGGAGGTATAGACAATCATTTAAAATCTATACAAACAAAAAGCGGAATCAAGGTTTTAATGAATGATACAGAAAGAAGTGTAACGATTGAAGACCCGAGCGGAAACATTTATTTTATGGACGGACAGGGAAATATTAATGTTACTGCTCCAAATAAAATAATCATGAATGCTACTGATATCCAAATGAATGCTTACAATAATTTGGAAATGAATGTTTCTAATAATGTAATCATTAATGCAATGTCTAAGTTCTTTGTCTTTACCCCGTTTATGAAGCAAGTTGTAAGTGGTTTTATGAGTTTCTTTAGTGGCAAAGCGTTGTTCAGTAGTCAAAACACATTAGATATCGAAGCCAAAGAAGCTAAATTACACGGTACAGAAAAAAACCTTGTGCATTCAGATAAACAAGCTGTTATTAATAGCAAGGGAACTGCGGAAATGTATGGCGAAAGCGGAAACCAGCTTGGGAACACCGCTAAACAAGCAACAACTGTCCCACCTGAACAAATTGCAATTGCAATGGTATACTTCAGACCTAATACTGCTTGGAATGGAGAATTTGGGTTTGATTGGATAAGGGAAAAAGACAATGGGCTTGCTCCTACCAACGACCCTGCATATGCAGATATTATAGAAGGAGGATACAAAGATGGAGTAACAGACCTGACAGGGGGAAGCAACAGGTACAGCCTACACACAGCTAAAGACTCAATATTCAATTATTCCGATTTCAAGAAAACCATTACCTGCTGGTACTCCTGCTCCTGCAACAACACCATCAATTGA